In the Agrococcus sp. Marseille-Q4369 genome, one interval contains:
- a CDS encoding PRC and DUF2382 domain-containing protein encodes MSNGNLSIDQVQGGTVYDSTGDKVGTVSSVYLDDATGQPAFATVSTGWFGTRESFVPLRDATVRDGEIHVPHTKDKIKDAPNIDADAHVSEAEEAELFRYYDYQGGTGTTGTDSVGTGSAGTGSMGTGTDAVDSDHESIVRREEELHVGTERVESGRLRIRKHVVTDHETVTVPVEREEVEIVREPLDGTSTGTRGDLGDDEIEVTLTEERPVVDKRVVDAERIGVDRRTVVDSETVQADVAREEVDIDREGDTRR; translated from the coding sequence ATGAGCAACGGCAATCTCTCCATCGACCAGGTGCAGGGCGGCACCGTCTACGACTCGACGGGCGACAAGGTCGGCACCGTGTCGAGCGTCTACCTCGACGACGCGACGGGCCAGCCTGCGTTCGCGACGGTGAGCACCGGCTGGTTCGGCACGCGCGAGAGCTTCGTGCCGCTCCGCGACGCGACCGTCCGAGACGGCGAGATCCACGTGCCGCACACGAAGGACAAGATCAAGGACGCTCCCAACATCGACGCAGACGCGCACGTGAGCGAGGCGGAGGAGGCAGAGCTCTTCCGCTACTACGACTACCAGGGCGGCACCGGCACCACGGGCACCGACTCCGTGGGCACGGGCTCGGCGGGCACCGGCTCGATGGGCACGGGCACCGACGCGGTCGACAGCGACCACGAGTCGATCGTCCGTCGCGAGGAGGAGCTGCACGTCGGCACCGAGCGCGTCGAGTCCGGCCGCCTGCGCATCCGCAAGCACGTCGTGACCGACCACGAGACGGTCACCGTCCCGGTCGAGCGCGAAGAGGTCGAGATCGTCCGCGAGCCGCTCGACGGCACGAGCACCGGCACCCGCGGCGACCTCGGCGACGACGAGATCGAGGTCACGCTCACCGAGGAGCGGCCGGTCGTCGACAAGCGGGTCGTCGACGCGGAGCGCATCGGCGTCGACCGCCGCACGGTCGTCGACAGCGAGACCGTGCAGGCCGACGTCGCGCGCGAGGAGGTCGACATCGACCGCGAGGGCGACACGCGACGCTGA
- a CDS encoding PucR family transcriptional regulator, with protein MSALHLDALLEQPGHGGIEVLVRAADAWDRVEVEPDESTLERASATTFAIIVTASATRAWQLDALVRRVRDLGITGLALPGGTAVSAGTASLAARVGLTLVRAARPTSLARTCWELTTSADALALSLVRRVAQTIQYAARDLPDQLRHLAAGIGHGVALVAPHGIVQQAGPELDPSVLAHIDFDRWVDRLEHPAGTVASVRVDSKGSDRLRLAFHGRALSLRQLAALASAAEIAMPAVAARILIDEVEERDDASRSSSLLSELLDPSASHDPELDRRVAERGWTTEGWHVGFAVQGRGRVEPLEVLRLLRPSLAALRVRAHSTIRGAGAVGWLSFSSAPSRAELSAAIAALRERHGAWLLQLPVATGVGTLQRGVAGFAQTIHEAMDAARLAADRSAADWFLHVDRLGIDQLLLAWTGSDAFLPAARGLLEPLRVDDRRTLAAYLDHESSLAATASALGIHRNTVAQRIARVGQELGMDLADPEVRLALQLAVRAAPAR; from the coding sequence ATGAGTGCCCTGCACCTCGACGCGCTCCTCGAGCAGCCCGGTCACGGCGGCATCGAGGTCCTCGTCCGTGCGGCCGACGCCTGGGACCGCGTCGAGGTGGAGCCGGACGAGTCGACGCTCGAGCGAGCATCCGCGACGACCTTCGCGATCATCGTGACGGCGAGCGCGACGCGCGCGTGGCAGCTCGACGCGCTCGTGCGGCGCGTGCGCGACCTCGGCATCACCGGTCTCGCGCTGCCGGGCGGCACCGCCGTCTCGGCCGGCACCGCCAGCCTCGCCGCTCGCGTCGGGCTCACGCTCGTCCGCGCAGCGCGGCCCACCTCGCTCGCGAGGACGTGCTGGGAGCTCACGACGAGCGCCGACGCCCTGGCGCTCTCGCTCGTGCGACGCGTGGCCCAGACGATCCAGTACGCAGCGCGCGACTTGCCCGACCAGCTCCGGCACCTCGCCGCGGGCATCGGCCACGGCGTCGCGCTCGTCGCTCCGCACGGCATCGTGCAGCAAGCGGGTCCGGAGCTCGATCCGAGCGTCCTGGCGCACATCGACTTCGACCGCTGGGTCGATCGGCTCGAGCATCCCGCGGGCACCGTGGCATCGGTCCGTGTCGACAGCAAGGGCTCCGACCGGCTGCGCCTGGCCTTCCACGGTCGCGCGCTGAGCCTGCGGCAGCTCGCGGCGCTCGCCTCTGCCGCCGAGATCGCGATGCCCGCAGTCGCGGCCCGCATCCTCATCGACGAGGTCGAGGAGCGCGACGACGCCTCGCGCTCGTCGTCGCTCCTGAGCGAGCTCCTGGATCCGTCTGCGAGCCACGACCCCGAGCTCGACCGCCGCGTCGCCGAGCGCGGGTGGACGACCGAGGGCTGGCACGTCGGCTTCGCCGTGCAGGGACGTGGTCGTGTCGAGCCGCTCGAGGTGCTGCGCCTCCTCCGCCCGAGCCTCGCGGCGCTGCGGGTGCGCGCGCACTCGACGATCCGCGGTGCTGGGGCCGTCGGGTGGCTGAGCTTCTCGAGCGCGCCTTCGCGCGCTGAGCTCAGCGCCGCCATCGCCGCGCTGCGCGAGCGGCACGGCGCGTGGCTGCTGCAGCTGCCGGTCGCGACGGGCGTCGGCACGCTGCAGCGCGGCGTCGCCGGCTTCGCGCAGACCATCCACGAGGCGATGGACGCCGCGCGACTTGCGGCCGACCGCTCCGCCGCCGACTGGTTCCTGCACGTCGATCGGCTCGGGATCGACCAGCTGCTCCTGGCGTGGACGGGCAGCGACGCCTTCCTCCCGGCGGCGCGAGGACTGCTCGAGCCGCTGCGCGTCGACGACCGCCGCACGCTCGCCGCCTATCTCGACCACGAGTCGTCGCTCGCGGCGACCGCGAGCGCCCTCGGCATCCACCGCAACACCGTCGCCCAGCGGATCGCGCGCGTCGGGCAGGAGCTCGGGATGGATCTCGCCGACCCGGAGGTGCGCCTTGCCCTGCAGCTCGCGGTGCGCGCGGCGCCGGCGCGCTGA
- a CDS encoding cytosine permease codes for MEATAHDDYSLQRVPKAARKHWFGIAVQRFGQVSALSQFLLGATLGYALGFWDAALAFLLGSVILEVVIILVGIVGQREGMQTSLLTRWTGFGEIGSSLVGLAIAMSLIGWFGIQGAISAESLDSLMPDVMPIPAWSIIFGLAVTGVVAFGFKGMQLLANITVPLFLVLVGWSIVSELSQHSIVDLMNSAPAGEPMSVFAGAGVVAGGFIVGAIITSDMTRFNRTSGDVVKVTLVGITLGEFVIGMAGVLLAHAAQSGNIVAIVTSAVGWVGLLIIVTGTLKINDWNLYSSVLGLVNFVSTAFNRRLPHLATTIVIGVVGTLLAAFGILQGFIPFLTVLAAAFPPIAGILLAEYFVVRRFRPALDATREAGTLPATAPRIVPATLVVWLLSSLVGYFVTWGIPSITALVLSFVLYVVAGKLGLVRGIGEVATDNDITIGGAASPVVGATER; via the coding sequence ATGGAAGCCACTGCTCACGACGACTACTCGCTGCAGCGCGTGCCGAAGGCCGCGCGCAAGCACTGGTTCGGCATCGCGGTGCAGCGATTCGGCCAGGTCTCGGCCCTCTCGCAGTTCCTGCTGGGTGCCACGCTCGGCTACGCGCTGGGGTTCTGGGATGCGGCGCTCGCGTTCCTGCTCGGCTCCGTCATCCTCGAGGTCGTCATCATCCTCGTCGGGATCGTCGGGCAGCGCGAAGGCATGCAGACGTCGCTCCTCACGCGCTGGACGGGGTTCGGCGAGATCGGCTCGTCGCTCGTCGGCCTCGCGATCGCGATGAGCCTCATCGGCTGGTTCGGGATCCAGGGCGCCATCTCGGCCGAGTCGCTCGACTCGCTCATGCCCGACGTCATGCCGATCCCCGCCTGGTCGATCATCTTCGGCCTCGCGGTCACGGGTGTGGTCGCGTTCGGCTTCAAGGGGATGCAGCTGCTCGCGAACATCACGGTGCCGCTCTTCCTCGTGCTCGTCGGCTGGTCGATCGTGAGCGAGCTGAGCCAGCACTCGATCGTCGACCTGATGAACAGCGCTCCGGCAGGCGAGCCGATGTCGGTCTTCGCGGGCGCGGGCGTCGTCGCTGGCGGCTTCATCGTGGGCGCGATCATCACGAGCGACATGACTCGCTTCAACCGCACCTCGGGCGACGTCGTCAAGGTCACGCTCGTCGGCATCACCCTCGGCGAGTTCGTGATCGGCATGGCCGGCGTGCTCCTCGCCCATGCCGCGCAGAGCGGCAACATCGTGGCGATCGTGACGTCGGCGGTCGGCTGGGTCGGCCTGCTCATCATCGTCACGGGCACGCTCAAGATCAACGACTGGAACCTGTACTCGTCGGTGCTCGGCCTCGTGAACTTCGTCTCGACGGCCTTCAACCGCAGGCTGCCGCACCTCGCGACGACCATCGTGATCGGAGTCGTCGGCACGCTGCTCGCCGCCTTCGGCATCCTGCAGGGCTTCATCCCCTTCCTCACCGTGCTCGCCGCGGCGTTCCCGCCCATCGCCGGGATCCTGCTCGCCGAGTACTTCGTCGTGCGGCGCTTCCGCCCCGCGCTCGACGCCACGCGCGAGGCAGGCACACTGCCGGCGACCGCTCCGCGCATCGTCCCCGCGACGCTCGTCGTCTGGCTCCTGTCGAGCCTCGTCGGCTACTTCGTGACGTGGGGCATCCCGTCGATCACCGCACTCGTGCTCTCCTTCGTGCTCTACGTCGTGGCGGGGAAGCTCGGCCTCGTGCGAGGGATCGGCGAGGTCGCAACCGACAACGACATCACCATCGGCGGCGCCGCGAGCCCCGTCGTCGGTGCCACCGAGCGCTGA
- a CDS encoding DUF917 domain-containing protein, with amino-acid sequence MSFELRATDLGDLARGATLLGTGGGGDPYIGRRLVEQVLGDRAITVLDPEDLADDCFVIPTAQMGAPTVMVEKIPAGTEPTLALRILEEHLGRTADATMPIECGGINSMIPLVVAAETGLPVVDADGMGRAFPELSMETFAVYGVHGSPLALAGERGERVIIDTGDDDQQMEWLARAITIRLGGVGHIAEYAMSGADVRRTAIPRTLSMALALGRAIREAREEHRSPFDAIAACLATTLYSHVRELFHGKVADVERRTTDGFAKGRARIDPIDGGGEALEVQFQNENLIAKRGGETVAIVPDLICVLDADSAEPITTEGLRYGQRVRVIGISTPDMMRTPGALAAFGPAAFGLDEPFVPVEVQPATARA; translated from the coding sequence ATGAGCTTCGAGCTCCGCGCGACCGATCTCGGCGACCTCGCCCGAGGCGCGACCCTGCTCGGCACGGGCGGCGGGGGTGACCCGTACATCGGCCGCCGGCTCGTCGAGCAGGTGCTCGGCGACCGCGCGATCACGGTGCTGGATCCCGAGGACCTCGCCGACGACTGCTTCGTCATCCCGACGGCGCAGATGGGCGCGCCGACCGTCATGGTGGAGAAGATCCCGGCCGGCACCGAGCCGACCCTCGCGCTGCGCATCCTGGAGGAGCACCTCGGCAGGACGGCGGATGCGACGATGCCGATCGAGTGCGGCGGGATCAACTCGATGATCCCGCTCGTCGTGGCCGCCGAGACCGGTCTGCCGGTCGTCGACGCCGACGGCATGGGGCGGGCCTTCCCGGAGCTGTCGATGGAGACGTTCGCCGTCTACGGTGTGCACGGGTCCCCTCTCGCCCTCGCGGGCGAGCGAGGCGAGCGGGTCATCATCGACACCGGCGACGACGATCAGCAGATGGAGTGGCTCGCGCGCGCGATCACGATCCGCCTCGGCGGGGTCGGCCACATCGCCGAATACGCGATGTCGGGGGCCGATGTGCGCCGCACCGCGATTCCGCGCACGCTCTCGATGGCACTCGCCCTCGGGCGCGCGATCCGCGAGGCGCGCGAGGAGCACCGCTCGCCGTTCGATGCGATCGCCGCGTGCCTCGCGACCACGCTCTACAGCCATGTCCGGGAGCTCTTCCACGGCAAGGTCGCCGATGTCGAACGTCGAACGACCGACGGCTTCGCGAAGGGCCGCGCGCGCATCGACCCGATCGACGGCGGTGGCGAGGCACTCGAGGTGCAGTTCCAGAACGAGAACCTCATCGCCAAGCGCGGCGGTGAGACGGTCGCGATCGTGCCCGACCTCATCTGCGTGCTGGATGCGGACAGCGCCGAGCCCATCACGACGGAGGGACTCCGCTACGGCCAGCGCGTGCGCGTGATCGGCATCTCGACGCCCGACATGATGCGCACGCCGGGGGCGCTCGCCGCGTTCGGTCCCGCGGCCTTCGGGCTCGACGAGCCGTTCGTGCCCGTGGAGGTGCAGCCCGCCACCGCGAGGGCGTGA
- a CDS encoding DUF305 domain-containing protein, protein MLGGLTRIAAPAAAVAALGIEGDDPRVVEVAEGIRAAQAPEIEQLDAMLDAWGQDRGSADVGRGSHGGTGEGMMSPADLEALECAEGAELVRLAEAIVRDQRAEIDAMRAPLDRL, encoded by the coding sequence GTGCTGGGAGGACTCACTCGCATCGCCGCGCCGGCTGCGGCCGTCGCCGCGCTCGGGATCGAGGGCGACGACCCGCGGGTCGTCGAGGTGGCTGAGGGGATCCGGGCGGCGCAGGCTCCCGAGATCGAGCAGCTCGACGCGATGCTCGACGCATGGGGTCAGGATCGCGGGAGCGCGGACGTCGGTCGCGGTTCGCATGGCGGCACGGGCGAGGGGATGATGTCGCCCGCGGACCTCGAGGCGCTCGAGTGCGCCGAGGGCGCCGAGCTCGTCCGCCTCGCGGAGGCCATCGTGCGCGACCAGCGGGCGGAGATCGACGCCATGCGCGCGCCGCTGGACCGGCTCTGA
- a CDS encoding DUF5302 domain-containing protein, translating to MSENEPAEAETPQDTPEGVESAEEAQRRKFREALDKKKLGHHGQGMAPQGGVQGAHSGPAVQKRVHRRKSG from the coding sequence ATGAGCGAGAACGAACCGGCAGAGGCAGAGACGCCGCAGGACACCCCCGAGGGCGTCGAGAGCGCCGAGGAGGCGCAGCGCCGCAAGTTCCGCGAGGCGCTCGACAAGAAGAAGCTCGGCCACCACGGCCAGGGCATGGCGCCGCAGGGCGGGGTGCAGGGCGCCCACTCGGGCCCCGCGGTGCAGAAGCGCGTCCACCGCCGCAAGAGCGGCTGA
- a CDS encoding DUF917 domain-containing protein: MGWTLERDDLAALGIGASLLGGGGGGTPRLMALSAGSAVSWPLSVHDVHDLDPSTPCVAVGVGGSTMVFGERLPGSDLFADAIETIDRWTGTRAAAVCVTEAGGMNALAPLQVAGDLALVDADLMGRALPDLDQFSILVDDLPGIAIAISAWRRGSLLLTDARPADVEHVLRAAFQAAGGWAGIVIGGFTVGDLEEHAIHGTLARARALGEAWGSHDAIAARVAAIGARALALGRVAHVGPDPADVRVRVIDIAADDGAAVRLVARSEVVACLVDGAVVARSPDIVDVVDPQSGAILQVEEIAAGRSVAVLGLEAPAWWSTRPERLERVLPSHYGLDGLDEVAA; the protein is encoded by the coding sequence ATGGGGTGGACGCTGGAGCGCGACGACCTCGCGGCGCTCGGCATCGGCGCATCGCTCCTGGGCGGCGGGGGCGGCGGCACCCCGCGGCTGATGGCGCTCAGCGCCGGCAGCGCGGTGAGCTGGCCGCTCTCGGTGCACGACGTGCACGACCTCGACCCCTCGACGCCGTGCGTCGCCGTCGGCGTCGGGGGCTCGACCATGGTCTTCGGCGAGCGGCTGCCCGGCAGCGACCTGTTCGCCGATGCGATCGAGACGATCGACCGGTGGACGGGCACCCGAGCGGCGGCGGTGTGCGTCACGGAGGCGGGCGGCATGAATGCGCTCGCGCCGCTGCAGGTCGCGGGCGACCTCGCGCTCGTCGACGCCGACCTCATGGGGCGGGCGCTCCCTGACCTCGACCAGTTCTCGATCCTCGTCGACGACCTCCCCGGCATCGCGATCGCGATCTCGGCCTGGCGGCGCGGCTCGCTGCTCCTGACCGACGCGCGCCCCGCCGACGTCGAGCACGTGCTGCGCGCCGCATTCCAAGCGGCAGGCGGATGGGCCGGGATCGTCATCGGCGGATTCACCGTCGGGGACCTCGAGGAGCACGCGATCCATGGCACGCTCGCTCGCGCCCGGGCGCTCGGCGAGGCGTGGGGATCGCACGACGCGATCGCTGCGCGCGTCGCCGCGATCGGCGCTCGTGCCCTCGCTCTCGGGCGAGTCGCGCACGTCGGGCCAGACCCGGCGGACGTCCGCGTGCGCGTCATCGACATCGCGGCCGACGACGGCGCCGCGGTGCGGCTCGTCGCCCGTTCAGAGGTCGTGGCGTGCCTCGTCGACGGCGCCGTGGTCGCGCGCTCGCCAGACATCGTCGACGTCGTCGATCCGCAGTCCGGCGCGATCCTGCAGGTCGAGGAGATCGCCGCGGGCCGCAGCGTCGCGGTGCTCGGCCTCGAAGCGCCCGCCTGGTGGTCGACTCGGCCGGAACGGCTCGAGCGGGTGCTGCCCTCGCACTACGGCCTCGACGGGCTCGACGAGGTCGCGGCATGA
- a CDS encoding DUF998 domain-containing protein, producing the protein MEAVTSVELRREARAIAAAWGSFAAGALFALVALWGEPKPIAGEGSVALPAAGIVALVTAGAFALSTLLHRRDEAGPMPPWQRAVSRVSTVALAVGLAAVAYLGTLTGAEILARGLQGLEAPAIGGALLTGIASAAGGWLAFRAGVELTTRDLATLLFGFLTIGTVFAMLTAADPRWWERHFSDLGAGSGAGSWAFNGTVVVAGLLVATIGSYLGRDLHRWLGDPALRGIALVVALFALTGIALAGVGLFPVPVAPLLHNIAAFGTLGLFVASAIAAMLVMPRPPRALVLTTVGAAAAIVVALLLWRPLAVYSAAGLEAVAVGIAFAWLTTLVRTIGALAPDASRPSRVPSLLRGGPTGRPDSTSSPAGGKVGS; encoded by the coding sequence GTGGAGGCCGTCACGAGCGTCGAGCTGCGTCGCGAGGCGCGCGCGATCGCCGCGGCATGGGGCTCGTTCGCCGCCGGCGCGCTCTTCGCGCTCGTGGCCCTGTGGGGCGAGCCGAAGCCCATCGCGGGCGAGGGCTCCGTCGCCCTGCCCGCCGCGGGCATCGTCGCGCTCGTCACTGCAGGAGCCTTCGCGCTCAGCACCCTCCTGCACCGCCGCGACGAGGCGGGCCCGATGCCGCCGTGGCAGCGCGCGGTCTCGCGCGTCTCGACGGTCGCGCTCGCCGTCGGCCTCGCGGCCGTCGCCTACCTCGGCACGCTCACGGGCGCCGAGATCCTCGCCCGCGGGCTCCAGGGTCTCGAGGCGCCTGCGATCGGCGGCGCGCTCCTCACGGGGATCGCGAGCGCCGCGGGCGGCTGGCTTGCCTTCCGGGCGGGGGTCGAGCTCACGACGCGCGACCTCGCGACGCTGCTGTTCGGCTTCCTCACGATCGGCACGGTCTTCGCGATGCTCACCGCCGCCGACCCCCGCTGGTGGGAGCGGCACTTCTCCGACCTCGGTGCCGGCAGCGGTGCCGGCTCCTGGGCCTTCAACGGCACGGTCGTCGTCGCTGGACTGCTCGTGGCGACGATCGGCTCGTACCTCGGCCGCGACCTGCACCGCTGGCTCGGCGATCCGGCCCTGCGCGGCATCGCGCTCGTCGTGGCGCTGTTCGCGCTCACCGGGATCGCGCTCGCGGGCGTCGGTCTCTTCCCCGTCCCCGTAGCGCCGCTGCTGCACAACATCGCCGCGTTCGGCACCCTCGGCCTCTTCGTCGCCTCGGCGATCGCTGCCATGCTCGTCATGCCCCGGCCGCCGCGAGCGCTCGTGCTCACGACCGTCGGGGCGGCCGCCGCGATCGTCGTCGCCCTCCTGCTGTGGCGCCCGCTCGCCGTCTACTCCGCCGCCGGCCTCGAGGCGGTCGCGGTCGGCATCGCGTTCGCGTGGCTCACGACGCTCGTGCGTACGATCGGCGCCCTCGCCCCCGACGCATCCCGCCCCTCGCGCGTGCCGAGCCTGCTGCGCGGAGGCCCGACCGGGCGGCCGGACTCGACATCGTCACCGGCAGGCGGCAAGGTGGGGTCATGA
- a CDS encoding CueP family metal-binding protein, whose translation MRSRRSLPALTALAAVGIAVLAGCAAVPAPQGAPASSATDDVLADHGLAGLTAVEVIDVLDRVAVSERSTSLIASVRPDALVLEDERGETSLPLPDDLAYVSIAPYVEQTHECHFHSLTTCQGELSREPVRVTITDASGAVIVDESTETFDNGFVGYWLPRDVRGSIEIEHAGMTGVATLSTSADAPTCITRLALR comes from the coding sequence GTGCGCTCGCGACGATCGCTCCCCGCGCTCACCGCGCTGGCCGCCGTCGGCATCGCCGTGCTCGCCGGTTGCGCAGCGGTGCCCGCTCCGCAGGGCGCGCCGGCGAGCTCGGCGACCGACGACGTCCTGGCCGACCATGGCTTGGCCGGTCTCACCGCGGTCGAGGTCATCGACGTGCTCGACCGCGTGGCGGTCTCGGAGCGCTCGACGAGCCTCATCGCGTCGGTGCGGCCGGATGCGCTCGTGCTGGAGGACGAGCGTGGTGAGACGTCGCTGCCGCTGCCCGACGACCTCGCCTACGTCTCGATCGCGCCCTACGTCGAGCAGACCCACGAGTGTCACTTCCACAGCCTCACGACGTGCCAGGGTGAGCTCTCGCGCGAGCCGGTGCGCGTGACGATCACGGACGCATCCGGCGCGGTGATCGTGGACGAGAGCACCGAGACGTTCGACAACGGCTTCGTGGGCTACTGGTTGCCCCGCGACGTCCGCGGCTCGATCGAGATCGAGCACGCGGGCATGACGGGTGTCGCGACGCTCTCGACGTCCGCGGACGCGCCGACCTGCATCACGAGGCTCGCGCTGCGCTGA
- a CDS encoding DUF917 domain-containing protein, which translates to MSWHITADSIPGLALGAAVLGTGGGGDPYVGALLARQAIGDGSVEVVPLASLPDDAVVVNAAMMGAPTVMVEKLPNVDEVVAAIEALAAQLDRRPTHIACAEVGGVNSTIPVAAAAMLGLPLLDGDGMGRAFPELQMVLPTLYGITASPLGIADDKGNTGVLSTVDNLWTERIARVAAVEMGCSVMISGFAMSGAQARESLVAGSLSLCVELGDAIERARSANVDPVAAVVDRLGGRELFAGKVVDVARATTTGFARGSARITGDAGALTLSFQNEHLVATLDDEVLVTTPDLIVVLEHDSGSPITTEGLRYGQRVRVVAAPADERWHSEGGIALAGPAYFGYDCPPTRFDGSIQEVAA; encoded by the coding sequence ATGAGCTGGCACATCACCGCCGACTCCATCCCGGGACTCGCGCTCGGTGCCGCGGTCCTCGGCACGGGCGGTGGAGGCGACCCCTACGTCGGCGCCCTGCTCGCGCGGCAGGCGATCGGCGACGGCAGCGTCGAGGTCGTGCCGCTCGCGTCGCTGCCCGACGACGCCGTCGTCGTGAACGCGGCGATGATGGGCGCCCCGACCGTCATGGTCGAGAAGCTGCCGAACGTCGACGAGGTCGTCGCTGCGATCGAGGCGCTCGCGGCGCAGCTCGACCGACGGCCGACGCACATCGCCTGCGCCGAGGTCGGCGGTGTCAACTCGACCATCCCCGTCGCCGCCGCGGCGATGCTCGGCCTCCCGCTGCTCGACGGCGACGGCATGGGCCGCGCGTTCCCCGAGCTGCAGATGGTGCTGCCGACCCTCTACGGCATCACCGCCTCGCCGCTCGGGATCGCCGACGACAAGGGCAACACGGGCGTGCTCTCGACGGTCGACAACCTGTGGACCGAGCGCATCGCACGCGTCGCGGCGGTCGAGATGGGCTGCTCGGTGATGATCTCGGGCTTCGCGATGAGTGGGGCCCAAGCGCGCGAGTCGCTCGTGGCGGGCTCGCTCTCGCTGTGCGTCGAGCTCGGCGACGCGATCGAGCGCGCCCGCAGCGCGAACGTCGACCCGGTCGCGGCCGTCGTCGACCGGCTCGGCGGCCGCGAGCTCTTCGCGGGCAAGGTCGTCGACGTCGCGCGCGCCACCACGACCGGCTTCGCGCGCGGCAGCGCGCGCATCACGGGCGACGCGGGCGCGCTCACGCTCTCCTTCCAGAACGAGCACCTCGTCGCCACGCTCGATGACGAGGTGCTCGTCACGACGCCAGACCTCATCGTCGTGCTCGAGCACGACTCCGGGTCCCCGATCACGACCGAGGGGCTGCGCTACGGCCAGCGCGTGCGCGTCGTGGCCGCGCCGGCCGACGAGCGCTGGCACTCCGAGGGCGGCATCGCGCTCGCCGGTCCCGCGTACTTCGGCTACGACTGCCCGCCGACTCGGTTCGACGGCTCGATCCAGGAGGTGGCCGCATGA
- a CDS encoding hydantoinase/oxoprolinase family protein — MHIGIDVGGTNTDAVLMEGSRVLASVKRSTSADVTSGIVAAIESLRADRPFEGVEITAVMIGTTHFINALVQARGLAPTAALRLGLPATRALPPLVDWPGELREAIQARTYLAHGGYEFDGRPISPLDPDELRRHAADMAANGIRSVAISSVFSPVNHDLELAAAEVVREELGDDAAISLSHEIGRIGLLERENATVINAALRELAVEIVDGLSAAVRAQGIAAPIFLSQNDGTLMDEEFVRRYPVATFASGPTNSMRGAAATSGLTDCAVIDVGGTTADIGLLVKGFPRETSTEVTVAGVRTNFRMPDVLSLGIGGGSHVHEESREVGPTSVGYRLTSEALVFGGSTLTATDIAVAAGRVEIGDVDRVRHIERSFALAVIDRIAERVAEAVDRMRTSSEPIPVVAVGGGSILLPDVLPIFGAVQRPDNYAVANAIGASIAQVGGEIDKVVAVDPGRRDAILDDVRQEAVDKAIAAGATPQSVQIVDFDEVPLPYLPGNATRVRAKAVGDLDMGR; from the coding sequence ATGCACATCGGAATCGACGTCGGCGGCACGAACACCGACGCCGTGCTCATGGAGGGATCGCGCGTGCTCGCGAGCGTCAAGCGCTCGACGAGCGCCGACGTGACGAGCGGCATCGTCGCGGCGATCGAGTCGCTGCGCGCCGACCGGCCGTTCGAGGGGGTCGAGATCACGGCCGTCATGATCGGCACGACCCACTTCATCAACGCGCTCGTGCAGGCTCGCGGCCTCGCTCCGACTGCGGCGCTGCGTCTCGGCCTTCCGGCGACGCGCGCTCTTCCGCCGCTCGTCGACTGGCCGGGCGAGCTGCGCGAGGCGATCCAGGCGCGCACCTACCTCGCGCACGGCGGCTACGAGTTCGACGGCCGCCCGATCTCGCCGCTCGACCCCGACGAGCTGCGCCGCCACGCCGCCGACATGGCCGCCAACGGCATCCGCTCGGTGGCGATCTCGAGCGTGTTCAGCCCGGTCAACCACGACCTCGAGCTCGCGGCCGCCGAGGTCGTGCGCGAGGAGCTCGGCGACGACGCCGCGATCTCGCTCAGCCACGAGATCGGTCGCATCGGTCTGCTCGAGCGCGAGAACGCGACCGTCATCAACGCGGCGCTCCGCGAGCTCGCAGTCGAGATCGTCGACGGGCTCAGCGCAGCCGTGCGAGCGCAGGGCATCGCCGCGCCGATCTTCCTGAGTCAGAACGACGGCACGCTCATGGACGAGGAGTTCGTGCGCCGCTATCCCGTCGCGACGTTCGCCTCGGGTCCGACCAACTCGATGCGAGGCGCCGCGGCGACGAGCGGCCTCACCGATTGCGCGGTCATCGACGTGGGCGGCACGACCGCCGACATCGGCCTGCTCGTCAAGGGCTTCCCGCGCGAGACGTCGACCGAGGTCACCGTCGCCGGCGTGCGCACGAACTTCCGGATGCCGGACGTGCTGTCGCTCGGCATCGGCGGCGGGAGCCACGTGCACGAGGAGTCCCGCGAGGTCGGCCCCACCTCCGTCGGGTACCGCCTGACGAGTGAGGCGCTCGTGTTCGGCGGATCCACGCTCACGGCGACCGACATCGCCGTCGCCGCGGGCCGCGTCGAGATCGGTGATGTCGACCGCGTGCGCCACATCGAGCGCTCCTTCGCGCTCGCGGTCATCGACCGCATCGCGGAGCGCGTCGCCGAGGCGGTCGACCGGATGCGCACGTCGTCCGAGCCGATCCCCGTGGTCGCCGTCGGCGGCGGCTCGATCCTGCTACCGGACGTGCTGCCGATCTTCGGAGCGGTGCAGCGCCCCGACAACTACGCGGTCGCGAACGCGATCGGCGCGTCGATCGCGCAGGTGGGCGGTGAGATCGACAAGGTGGTCGCCGTCGACCCCGGTCGGCGCGATGCGATCCTCGACGACGTGCGGCAGGAGGCCGTCGACAAGGCGATCGCCGCGGGCGCGACGCCGCAGAGCGTGCAGATCGTCGACTTCGACGAGGTGCCGCTGCCCTACCTCCCCGGCAACGCCACCCGCGTGCGCGCCAAGGCGGTCGGCGACCTGGACATGGGCCGATGA